A region from the Drosophila mauritiana strain mau12 chromosome 2L, ASM438214v1, whole genome shotgun sequence genome encodes:
- the LOC117150575 gene encoding uncharacterized protein LOC117150575 isoform X1 has protein sequence MQMSAFIQFIQSLQTEKIRMPSKRMGEEIDVLLDRDSCTINGVDQEQPDAIHNDSNMEIFTEDDSRRYTYLQNCHFVGLCVLYNFCMLLIVVSIYIYKRWN, from the exons ATGCAGATGAGTGCCTTCATCCAGTTTATCCAGAGCCTTCAAACTGAAAAGATCAGAATGCCTTCAAAAAGAATGGG tgaaGAAATAGATGTCTTATTGGATAGAGATAGTTGCACCATCAACGGAGTGGACCAAGAACAACCCGATGCGATTCATAACGACTCTAATATGGAAATATTTACTGAGGACGACTCAAGGCgatatacctatttgcaaaacTGTCATTTCGTTGGCTTATGTGTTCTTTATAATTTTTGCATGCTTTTAATAGTTGTGTCAATATACATTTACAAACGATGGAATTAA
- the LOC117143498 gene encoding uncharacterized protein LOC117143498 — translation MDTDETRAGTSGPRTYHDEVDFTSGYETQYQKEYRPLKPIFVPPPDKKHAWFRNWSTILMVSFLSGVFILGTVMLVVQVFTASPLQIFMIVAIYVAIAAVMIWLEVQSIKVR, via the coding sequence ATGGACACGGATGAGACAAGGGCTGGAACATCGGGTCCGAGGACGTACCACGATGAGGTCGACTTCACCAGCGGATACGAGACCCAGTATCAGAAGGAGTATAGACCGCTGAAACCGATCTTTGTACCGCCGCCGGATAAAAAGCACGCCTGGTTTCGCAACTGGTCCACCATCCTGATGGTCAGCTTCCTGTCCGGTGTGTTTATCCTGGGAACCGTGATGCTGGTGGTCCAAGTTTTCACCGCCAGTCCCCTGCAGATCTTCATGATCGTGGCTATCTATGTGGCTATAGCAGCTGTGATGATTTGGCTGGAGGTGCAGTCCATAAAAGTGCGGTGA
- the LOC117150575 gene encoding uncharacterized protein LOC117150575 isoform X2, with protein sequence MSAFIQFIQSLQTEKIRMPSKRMGEEIDVLLDRDSCTINGVDQEQPDAIHNDSNMEIFTEDDSRRYTYLQNCHFVGLCVLYNFCMLLIVVSIYIYKRWN encoded by the exons ATGAGTGCCTTCATCCAGTTTATCCAGAGCCTTCAAACTGAAAAGATCAGAATGCCTTCAAAAAGAATGGG tgaaGAAATAGATGTCTTATTGGATAGAGATAGTTGCACCATCAACGGAGTGGACCAAGAACAACCCGATGCGATTCATAACGACTCTAATATGGAAATATTTACTGAGGACGACTCAAGGCgatatacctatttgcaaaacTGTCATTTCGTTGGCTTATGTGTTCTTTATAATTTTTGCATGCTTTTAATAGTTGTGTCAATATACATTTACAAACGATGGAATTAA